From Medicago truncatula cultivar Jemalong A17 chromosome 7, MtrunA17r5.0-ANR, whole genome shotgun sequence, a single genomic window includes:
- the LOC25498001 gene encoding subtilisin-like protease SBT4.3, with amino-acid sequence MVKQSVFLFLFFFIYVVLSSIIFLVCDATKSDDEGGKLYIVYMGSLPKRTSYFPTSHHLNILQQVIDGSNIENHLVRSYKKSFNGFAAVLNNQQRERIVGIKGVVSVFPSQKFHLQTTRSWDFLGFSQSIKRDQTVESDLVVGVIDSGIWPESESFNDKDLGPIPKKWRGVCAGGGNFSCNKKIIGARFYGDGDQDARDTGGHGTHTASTAGGREVKDASFYGLAEGTARGGVPSSRTSVYKVCGGDGRCSSEDILAAFDDAIADGVDIITISIGAQQVFEFFQDPLAIGSFHAMEKGILTVQAAGNFGPAPYSVSSVAPWLFSVAATTIDRQFIDKLILGNGKTFIGKSINTVSSNGTKFPIAVCNAQASPSEHASSKMCDCIDEKLVKGKLVLCGAPGGEGLAYQNGAIGSIINVPNLEDQVSFVTNLPTLNLDTKDYVLVKSYANSTKYPIAEILKSEIFHDNNAPRVAIFSSRGPNPLVLEIMKPDISAPGVEILAAYSPIGSPSGDISDKRHVKYNIESGTSMACPHVAGIATYVKSFHPDWSPAAIKSAIMTTAKPVNGTYNDMVGEFAYGSGNVNPQQVADPGLVYDITKEDYVQMLCNYGYDANKIKQISGQNSSCRGASNRSFVKDINYPALVIPVGPHEQLNVKIHRTVTNVGSPTSSYKATVIPIQNIKIIVEPEILSFKSLNEKQSFVVTVVGRAESNQTVLSTSLVWSDGTHNVKSPIIVQIKA; translated from the exons ATGGTCAAGCaaagtgtttttttgtttttgttcttctttATCTATGTAGTTTTgtcatcaataatttttttggtgtgtGATGCCACTAAAAGTGATGATGAAGGTGGTAAACTTTACATTGTATATATGGGCTCACTTCCTAAAAGAACATCATATTTTCCAACCTCTCATCATCTCAACATATTACAACAAGTTATTGATGGTAGTAACATAGAAAATCACTTAGTTCGAAGTTATAAGAAAAGTTTCAATGGTTTTGCCGCCGTACTCAATAATCAACAAAGGGAAAGGATTGTCGGCATCAAAGGTGTGGTCTCGGTTTTTCCAAGTCAAAAGTTTCACCTACAAACCACAAGGTCGTGGGACTTCCTTGGATTTTCTCAATCAATCAAAAGAGATCAAACCGTTGAGAGCGATTTGGTGGTTGGAGTCATAGATAGTGGAATATGGCCAGAATCTGAAAGTTTCAACGATAAAG ATCTTGGTCCTATTCCAAAAAAATGGAGGGGAGTTTGTGCAGGTGGTGGTAATTTCAGTTGCAACAAGAAGATCATTGGAGCACGATTTTACGGTGATGGAGATCAAGATGCAAGAGATACTGGAGGTCATGGAACCCACACAGCATCAACCGCGGGTGGAAGAGAAGTCAAAGATGCAAGCTTTTATGGTCTTGCTGAAGGCACTGCAAGAGGAGGAGTTCCTTCTTCAAGGACTTCTGTATACAAAGTATGCGGTGGTGATGGTAGATGCAGTAGTGAGGATATTTTAGCTGCATTTGATGATGCCATTGCTGATGGAGTTGATATTATCACAATATCTATTGGGGCACAACAAGTCTTTGAATTTTTCCAAGATCCTCTTGCCATTGGTTCATTTCATGCCATGGAGAAGGGAATACTCACAGTGCAAGCTGCAGGAAACTTTGGTCCTGCCCCATATAGTGTTTCTAGTGTGGCACCTTGGTTATTTAGTGTTGCTGCAACTACTATAGATCGTCAATTCATTGATAAACTCATTCTTGGAAATGGAAAGACTTTTATTGGTAAGTCAATTAACACTGTCTCTTCAAATGGCACTAAATTTCCAATAGCTGTGTGTAATGCTCAAGCTTCCCCGAGTGAACATGCATCCTCTAAAATGTGTGATTGTATAGACGAAAAATTGGTGAAGGGTAAACTTGTTTTGTGTGGAGCACCAGGGGGCGAAGGATTGGCTTATCAGAATGGTGCAATTGGTTCGATCATCAATGTTCCAAACTTAGAAGATCAAGTGTCTTTTGTCACTAACCTGCCTACACTTAATTTGGATACAAAGGACTATGTTCTTGTTAAGTCTTATGCAAATTCCACTAAATATCCTATAgctgaaattttgaaaagtgaGATCTTCCATGACAACAATGCTCCTAGAGTTGCCATTTTCTCTTCTCGTGGCCCAAATCCTTTAGTTCTAGAAATCATGAAACCAGATATTAGTGCCCCAGGAGTGGAGATCTTGGCCGCATATTCACCTATAGGGTCACCCTCAGGTGATATAAGTGATAAAAGACATGTCAAATACAACATAGAATCTGGAACCTCTATGGCATGTCCCCATGTTGCTGGCATTGCTACATATGTGAAATCATTTCATCCCGATTGGTCACCCGCAGCTATCAAATCTGCCATCATGACCACGGCGAAACCGGTGAATGGTACTTATAATGATATGGTAGGTGAGTTTGCTTATGGATCTGGAAATGTCAATCCACAACAAGTTGCTGACCCTGGACTTGTTTATGACATCACTAAGGAAGATTATGTGCAAATGCTTTGTAATTATGGTTATGATGCTAACAAAATTAAGCAGATTAGTGGACAAAACTCAAGTTGCCGTGGAGCTTCCAACAGATCTTTTGTGAAAGATATAAACTATCCTGCACTGGTGATTCCTGTTGGGCCACATGAACAATTGAATGTAAAGATTCATAGAACCGTTACAAATGTTGGCTCTCCAACCTCGAGCTACAAGGCTACCGTCATCCCAATTCAAAATATCAAGATTATCGTGGAACCGGAAATTCTCTCATTCAAATCATTAAATGAGAAACAATCATTTGTTGTCACTGTTGTCGGGAGAGCAGAATCAAATCAAACTGTGCTTTCCACCTCACTTGTTTGGTCAGATGGCACCCATAATGTGAAGAGTCCAATCATTGTGCAAATAAAAGCCTAA